One window from the genome of Metabacillus flavus encodes:
- a CDS encoding dihydroorotate dehydrogenase electron transfer subunit: MIGKEDMQIVSHKEIAKDIFELVLQGELTRQMTKPGQFVHVKVSETFVPLLRRPISIARISREDRTFTIIYRKSGEGTALLSSKKPGEKADIIGPLGNGFPIDSSLKGKKVLLTGGGIGVPPLYELSRQLKAIGAVPVHVLGFENIEASFYKEEFARLGDTYFSTTDGSLGVKGFVTDAISYHEIEFDSLYACGPTPMLKALETRYTEREVYLSLEERMGCGIGACFACVCHIPNDPAGYKKVCSDGPVFRAGEVVLSC, encoded by the coding sequence ATGATCGGAAAAGAAGACATGCAGATTGTCTCGCATAAAGAAATTGCAAAGGATATTTTCGAACTTGTCTTGCAGGGAGAATTGACCCGGCAAATGACGAAGCCCGGCCAGTTTGTCCATGTAAAAGTATCGGAAACATTTGTCCCGCTGCTTAGAAGACCGATCAGCATTGCCAGAATCAGCCGGGAGGACAGGACATTTACCATCATCTACAGAAAAAGCGGGGAAGGCACGGCACTTCTTTCTTCCAAAAAACCTGGAGAAAAGGCAGACATAATCGGTCCGCTCGGAAACGGGTTTCCTATTGACAGTTCTTTAAAAGGGAAAAAGGTTTTGCTTACAGGAGGCGGCATCGGCGTTCCTCCCCTTTATGAACTTTCGCGCCAGCTGAAAGCCATAGGAGCGGTGCCTGTCCATGTATTGGGCTTTGAAAACATAGAGGCGTCCTTCTATAAAGAAGAGTTTGCCAGACTTGGAGATACCTATTTTTCCACAACGGATGGCAGCTTGGGAGTGAAAGGATTCGTAACAGATGCCATCAGCTATCATGAAATTGAGTTTGACAGTTTATACGCCTGCGGCCCGACTCCAATGCTAAAGGCGCTTGAAACCAGGTATACCGAAAGGGAAGTATACCTTTCCCTTGAAGAGAGAATGGGCTGCGGGATAGGAGCTTGCTTTGCCTGTGTGTGCCACATTCCAAATGATCCAGCCGGCTACAAAAAAGTATGCAGCGACGGGCCGGTATTCAGAGCGGGCGAGGTGGTGCTTTCATGCTGA
- a CDS encoding dihydroorotate dehydrogenase, with the protein MLNITLPGLTLKNPVMPASGCFGFGKEFSNLYDLNKLGAIMIKAATPEARFGNETPRVAETPGGMLNAIGLQNPGLSGVIQTELPRLESFDVPIIANVAGSSIEDYMEVAERISQAPNVAALELNISCPNVKTGGIAFGTDPKMAADLTEAVKRVSSVPVYVKLSPNVTSISEIAIAVEQAGADGLTMINTLLGMRLDLKTGRPVLANKTGGLSGPAIKPVAIRMIHEVSRAVSIPIIGMGGIQSAEDVLEFLYAGASAVAVGTANFVNPFICSEIIDELPEMLSKYGFSHVRECIGRSHEDAPKPDYHRA; encoded by the coding sequence ATGCTGAACATAACACTTCCGGGATTAACGCTGAAAAATCCGGTCATGCCTGCTTCCGGATGCTTCGGATTCGGTAAGGAGTTCTCCAATCTATATGACTTGAACAAGCTCGGTGCCATTATGATAAAAGCAGCTACACCTGAAGCAAGATTCGGCAACGAAACACCGCGTGTGGCGGAGACGCCCGGCGGGATGCTGAACGCGATCGGACTTCAAAATCCTGGACTATCGGGAGTGATCCAAACCGAGCTGCCAAGGCTTGAATCCTTTGATGTACCGATCATTGCCAATGTAGCAGGATCAAGCATTGAGGATTATATGGAAGTAGCGGAAAGAATCAGCCAGGCACCAAATGTAGCGGCACTGGAATTGAATATTTCCTGTCCGAATGTAAAAACAGGGGGCATAGCATTCGGTACGGATCCTAAAATGGCAGCTGACTTGACCGAGGCAGTAAAACGTGTTTCCAGCGTGCCTGTGTATGTCAAGCTTTCTCCGAATGTTACGAGTATTTCTGAGATTGCGATCGCAGTGGAACAGGCTGGAGCAGACGGGTTAACAATGATTAACACTCTTCTTGGAATGCGGCTTGACCTGAAAACCGGAAGACCCGTTTTAGCTAATAAAACGGGGGGGCTTTCAGGTCCTGCTATCAAGCCGGTGGCAATCCGGATGATTCATGAGGTCAGCCGTGCTGTATCCATCCCAATCATCGGAATGGGCGGCATCCAGTCAGCAGAGGATGTATTAGAGTTTTTATATGCCGGTGCAAGTGCGGTTGCTGTTGGAACGGCGAACTTTGTCAATCCGTTTATCTGTTCAGAAATCATTGATGAACTTCCTGAAATGCTGAGCAAATATGGTTTCAGCCATGTTCGGGAGTGTATAGGAAGGAGTCATGAGGATGCACCGAAACCCGATTATCATCGCGCTTGA
- the pyrF gene encoding orotidine-5'-phosphate decarboxylase: protein MHRNPIIIALDFENKGEAARFLKGMGSEKLYVKTGMELFYKEGPAVIEWLKEEGHQVFLDLKLHDIPNTVKRAMKVLASLQPDMINVHAAGGRAMMEAAMEGLISGTPAGQKRPHLIGVTQLTSTSQKVLNEELLIEKEMNEAVHHYAANAKQSGLDGIVCSVWESKQVKKAFGPDFMTVTPGIRLAGDAALDQSRVATPEMARSEKSTYFVAGRSITQKEHPLNAYKKMQMDWEGVKI from the coding sequence ATGCACCGAAACCCGATTATCATCGCGCTTGATTTTGAAAATAAAGGAGAAGCCGCCCGCTTTTTGAAGGGAATGGGCAGTGAAAAGCTGTATGTGAAAACCGGAATGGAGCTTTTTTACAAGGAAGGTCCAGCTGTGATTGAATGGCTGAAGGAGGAAGGTCATCAAGTCTTTTTGGATTTAAAGCTTCATGATATTCCGAATACCGTAAAGAGAGCAATGAAGGTACTTGCCTCGCTTCAGCCGGACATGATCAATGTCCACGCAGCAGGAGGACGCGCAATGATGGAGGCGGCGATGGAAGGCTTGATCTCAGGGACTCCTGCAGGACAGAAGCGGCCGCATTTAATCGGGGTTACTCAGCTTACCAGTACGTCGCAAAAGGTATTGAATGAGGAGCTCCTCATTGAGAAGGAAATGAACGAGGCAGTGCATCATTATGCAGCAAATGCTAAGCAATCCGGACTGGATGGTATTGTATGCAGCGTATGGGAATCCAAACAGGTCAAGAAGGCATTTGGCCCGGATTTTATGACTGTTACGCCTGGGATCCGGCTGGCAGGCGATGCGGCTCTGGATCAGTCAAGAGTCGCAACACCAGAAATGGCGCGCAGTGAAAAATCTACCTATTTTGTTGCCGGAAGAAGCATTACTCAAAAAG